One stretch of Amycolatopsis sp. NBC_00345 DNA includes these proteins:
- a CDS encoding BPL-N domain-containing protein → MPGTDPSINPRPSVLNRRRLLFGALPVAALLAAGCAQPATGQPAGQPSARPPLALVYNGPQGCTACAPTIATLLRQAPRPYQVKFVDGAPTAAALAEADLYVQPGGGADLEGTWQHLSGSAEVVRDWVRNGGSYLGLCFGAYLAGRSPGFDLLPGDTTGYAGTPGASVPDDRDTVVAVTWQGRPRHMYFQDGPAFALDNDADATVLATYPDGRAAVVVTPYGKGRVGVSGPHPEADESWYDDKGLTNPDGVRFDLAYELIEATAGRR, encoded by the coding sequence ATGCCCGGCACGGACCCGAGCATCAACCCCCGCCCGTCCGTGCTGAACCGGCGCCGGCTGCTGTTCGGCGCCCTCCCGGTTGCCGCCCTGCTGGCGGCCGGCTGCGCCCAGCCCGCTACCGGCCAGCCTGCCGGCCAGCCGAGCGCCCGGCCGCCCCTCGCGCTGGTCTACAACGGCCCGCAGGGCTGCACCGCCTGCGCGCCGACGATCGCCACCCTCCTGCGTCAGGCACCGCGGCCGTACCAGGTCAAGTTCGTCGACGGCGCCCCGACCGCCGCCGCTCTGGCCGAGGCCGACCTGTACGTCCAGCCCGGCGGCGGCGCCGACCTCGAAGGGACCTGGCAGCACCTGAGCGGCTCCGCCGAGGTGGTCCGCGACTGGGTCCGAAACGGCGGCAGCTACCTGGGCCTGTGTTTCGGCGCCTACCTGGCCGGCCGCAGTCCGGGCTTCGACCTGCTGCCCGGCGACACCACCGGGTACGCCGGCACCCCCGGTGCCTCCGTCCCCGACGACCGCGACACCGTGGTGGCGGTGACCTGGCAGGGCCGGCCGCGGCACATGTACTTCCAGGACGGGCCCGCTTTCGCCCTGGACAACGACGCCGACGCCACCGTCCTGGCGACCTACCCCGACGGAAGGGCCGCCGTGGTCGTCACCCCCTACGGTAAGGGCCGGGTCGGAGTGAGCGGCCCCCACCCGGAGGCCGACGAATCCTGGTACGACGACAAGGGACTGACCAATCCCGACGGCGTCCGCTTCGACCTGGCCTACGAACTGATCGAAGCGACCGCCGGACGACGGTGA
- a CDS encoding acyl-CoA dehydrogenase family protein, with product MIEWSETELLIRDSIREFVDKEIRPRLDDLESGELPPYDLIRKLFRSFGLDVLAGEAITGLLAKQRRTEAAIAAGEPQPEKKERPGGSAFGGQESMAVIAISELAGVSLGIVASIGVSLGLTAQTILAKGTLAQKERWLPGLATFEKVGAWAITEPDSGSDAFGGMKTYVRRDGDGYVLNGQKTFITNGPYADTTVVYAKLDEGDGVDRRDRKVLTFVLDQGMAGFAQGKPFKKMGMMSSPTGELFFDNVKLGRDRLLGEAEPEAGGDSRAEVKSGFAAERMGVAVLSLGIINECHRLSVEYAKSRKLWGQEIGRFQLIQLKLAKMEVARVNVQNMVFSTIEKLRAGKLPSLAEASAMKLYSSEAATEVAMEAVQLFGGNGYMAEYRVEQLARDAKSLMIYAGSNEIQVTHIAKGLLNG from the coding sequence GTGATCGAATGGTCCGAGACCGAGCTGCTGATCCGGGACTCGATCCGCGAGTTCGTCGACAAAGAGATCCGGCCGCGCCTCGACGACCTGGAGAGCGGCGAGCTGCCGCCGTACGACCTCATCCGGAAGCTGTTCCGCTCGTTCGGCCTCGACGTCCTGGCCGGGGAGGCCATCACCGGCCTGCTGGCCAAGCAGCGCAGGACCGAAGCCGCCATCGCGGCCGGCGAACCCCAGCCGGAGAAGAAGGAACGCCCGGGCGGCAGCGCGTTCGGCGGGCAGGAGTCGATGGCGGTCATCGCGATCAGCGAGCTGGCCGGGGTCAGCCTGGGGATCGTCGCGTCCATCGGGGTGAGCCTCGGGCTGACCGCGCAGACCATCCTGGCCAAGGGCACGCTGGCGCAGAAGGAACGGTGGCTGCCGGGGCTGGCGACGTTCGAGAAGGTCGGTGCCTGGGCGATCACCGAGCCGGACTCGGGCTCGGACGCGTTCGGCGGGATGAAGACCTACGTCCGGCGCGACGGTGACGGCTATGTCCTCAACGGACAGAAGACGTTCATCACCAACGGCCCGTACGCGGACACGACGGTCGTCTACGCCAAGCTCGACGAGGGCGACGGCGTGGACCGGCGCGACCGCAAGGTGCTGACCTTCGTGCTGGACCAGGGCATGGCCGGTTTCGCCCAGGGCAAGCCGTTCAAGAAGATGGGCATGATGTCCTCGCCCACCGGCGAGCTGTTCTTCGACAACGTCAAGCTCGGCCGGGACCGGCTGCTCGGTGAGGCCGAACCGGAGGCGGGCGGTGACAGCCGGGCCGAAGTGAAGTCCGGGTTCGCCGCCGAGCGGATGGGCGTCGCGGTGCTGTCGCTCGGGATCATCAACGAGTGCCACCGGCTTTCGGTCGAGTACGCGAAGAGCCGCAAGCTGTGGGGCCAGGAGATCGGGCGTTTCCAGCTGATCCAGCTGAAACTGGCGAAGATGGAGGTGGCGCGGGTCAACGTGCAGAACATGGTCTTCTCCACCATCGAGAAACTGCGCGCGGGCAAGCTCCCGTCACTGGCCGAGGCGTCGGCGATGAAGCTGTACTCCTCGGAGGCGGCCACCGAGGTCGCGATGGAGGCGGTGCAGTTGTTCGGTGGCAACGGATACATGGCCGAGTACCGCGTCGAGCAGCTCGCGCGGGACGCGAAGTCGTTGATGATCTACGCGGGCAGCAACGAGATCCAGGTGACCCACATCGCGAAGGGACTGCTGAACGGGTGA
- a CDS encoding SDR family oxidoreductase: protein MGALDGRVAVITGAGRGIGREHALLFAKEGASVVVNDLGGANDGSGSDAGPAQEVVDEIRAAGGKAVANTGNVASWAGAAGLIEQAVEAFGRLDVVVNNAGILRDAFLATLEESQWDSVINVHLKGHAAVLHHAAVYWKARSKAGEQVAGAVINTASASGVTLPNAGQANYGAAKAGIAALTLVAAEELERYGVRVNAIAPIARTRLTLATPGMGAIFAQEVEEGEFDAFSPANISPLVAYLATEKCALTGKVFAVQGGAISELAGWHDVKVIETEGPWGIDDIAGRLP from the coding sequence CGGTGCCGGCCGCGGGATCGGCCGGGAGCACGCGCTGCTGTTCGCGAAAGAGGGCGCGAGCGTGGTCGTCAACGACCTCGGGGGCGCCAACGACGGCAGCGGCTCGGATGCCGGGCCCGCGCAGGAAGTCGTCGACGAAATCCGGGCCGCCGGCGGCAAAGCCGTGGCCAATACCGGCAACGTCGCCAGCTGGGCGGGTGCGGCCGGGCTGATCGAGCAGGCTGTCGAGGCCTTCGGGCGGCTGGACGTCGTGGTGAACAACGCGGGCATTCTGCGCGACGCGTTCCTCGCGACTCTCGAAGAGTCACAGTGGGACTCGGTGATCAACGTGCACCTCAAGGGCCATGCCGCGGTGCTGCACCACGCCGCGGTGTATTGGAAGGCGCGCAGCAAGGCCGGCGAGCAGGTCGCCGGAGCGGTGATCAACACCGCGTCGGCGTCCGGTGTCACGTTGCCCAACGCCGGTCAGGCCAACTACGGCGCCGCGAAGGCGGGTATCGCCGCGCTGACGCTCGTCGCCGCGGAGGAGCTTGAACGCTATGGCGTGCGGGTGAACGCGATCGCGCCGATCGCCCGCACACGGCTGACGCTGGCCACCCCGGGCATGGGCGCGATCTTCGCCCAGGAGGTCGAGGAAGGCGAATTCGACGCGTTCTCCCCGGCGAACATCTCACCGCTGGTGGCCTACCTCGCGACCGAGAAGTGCGCGCTGACCGGCAAGGTGTTCGCGGTGCAGGGCGGCGCGATCTCCGAACTCGCCGGCTGGCACGACGTCAAGGTCATCGAGACCGAGGGACCGTGGGGCATCGACGACATCGCCGGGCGGCTGCCGTGA